From the Falco biarmicus isolate bFalBia1 chromosome 19, bFalBia1.pri, whole genome shotgun sequence genome, one window contains:
- the TARBP2 gene encoding LOW QUALITY PROTEIN: RISC-loading complex subunit TARBP2 (The sequence of the model RefSeq protein was modified relative to this genomic sequence to represent the inferred CDS: inserted 1 base in 1 codon; deleted 1 base in 1 codon): MSEEGAGGGARRSGGFPSLEQMLAANPGKTPISLLQEYGTRIGKTPGYDLLKAEGQAHQPNFTFRVTVGDISCTGGAGPSKKAAKHKAAEVALKLLKGGDMLEPTAPEEPSSPFPPEPPVELGPTAAPLAPVVPPPSPRGTPLEMKTPVSPPQSECNPVGALQELVVQKGWRLPEYTVTQESGPAHRKEFTMTCRVERFVEIGSGTSKKLAKRNAAAKMLVRIHNXPMEPREGSEAEVEEDQFSMACPRLEGLRGRAPGCTWDSLRNSAGEKIVQLRSHPLAPMGAGACALLQELSEEQSFAISYLDIDALSLSGLHQCLVELSTQPATVCHGAAPSRDGARSQAARNALQYLRIMAGGK; encoded by the exons ATGAGCGAggagggggcgggcggcggggccaggCGGAGCGGCGGCTTCCCCAG cctggagcagatGCTGGCCGCCAACCCCGGGAAGACGCCCATCAGCCTGCTGCAGGAATATGGCACGCGCATAGGCAAGACTCCCGGCTACGACCTCCTGAAGGCCGAGGGACAAGCCCACCAACCCAACTTCACCTTCCGTGTCACTGTTGGGGACATCAGCTGCACTGGTGG ggcagggcccaGCAAGAAGGCGGCAAAGCACAAAGCAGCCGAGGTGGCCCTGAAGCTGCTCAAAGGGGGGGACATGCTGGAGCCCACCGCCCCCGAGGAGCCCAG CTCTCCTTTCCCCCCAGAGCCCCCGGTTGAGCTCGGCCCCACGGCCGCCCCCCTGGCACCTGTCGTGCCCCCACCCTCGCCCAG GGGCACCCCCCTGGAGATGAAGACgcccgtgtcccccccccagTCGGAGTGTAACCCCGTGGGGGCTTTGCAG GAGCTGGTGGTGCAGAAGGGCTGGCGCCTGCCCGAGTACACGGTGACGCAGGAGTCGGGGCCGGCGCATCGCAAGGAGTTCACCATGACCTGCCGCGTGGAGCGCTTCGTGGAGATCG GCAGCGGCACCTCCAAGAAGCTGGCGAAGCGCAACGCGGCCGCCAAGATGCTGGTGCGGATCCACA GTCCCATGGAGCCGCGGGAGGGCAGCGAGGCCGAGGTGGAGGAGGACCAGTTCTCCATG GCGTGCCCCAGGCtggaggggctgcggggccgaGCACCTGGCTGCACCTGGGACTCCCTGCGCAACTCAGCGGGCGAGAAGATCGTGCAGCTGCGGAGCCACCCGCTGGCACCCATGGGCGCAGGGGCCTGCGCCCTCCTGCAGGAGCTCTCCGAGGAGCAGAGCTTCGCCATCAGCTACCTTGACATCG ATGCGTTGAGCCTCAGTGGGTTGCACCAGTGCCTGGTGGAGCTGTCGACACAGCCGGCCACCGTGTGCCACGGTGCG GCCCCCTCCCGCGACGGTGCCCGCTCCCAGGCTGCCCGCAACGCCCTCCAGTACCTCCGCATCATGGCGGGGGGCAAGTGA
- the NPFF gene encoding pro-FMRFamide-related neuropeptide FF, whose protein sequence is MAGPRLLLLLLLAGTLRAARCCPSPGTGPVSPDRGFGLLGEAGAGFVEAGAAVTPPRSPPPQAAAAPPGPPPAAVLGALLRSLQRPGRSPGPLQPQRLGQGGAQARLSPRSWDPPAAPFWTMATPQRFGRRR, encoded by the exons ATGGCGGGGccgcggctgctgctgctgctgctgctggcggggACCCTGCGCGCCGcccgctgctgccccagccccggtACCGGCCCGGTGAGCCCCGACCGGGGGTTCGGGCTTCTCGGGGAGGCGGGGGCCGGCTTTGTGGAGGCCGGGGCTGCCGTGACCCCCCCGCGTTCTCCCCCTCCAcaggccgccgccgcccccccggggccgccccccgccgccgtcCTGGGCGCACTGCTCCGCTCCCTGCAGCggcccggccgcagccccgggccCCTCCAGCCGCAGAG gttggggcaggggggggccCAGGCCCGGCTCAGCCCCCGCAGCTGGGACCCCCCGGCTGCCCCGTTCTGGACCATGGCAACGCCACAGCGCTTCGGCCGCCGCCGCTGA